The following is a genomic window from Chanos chanos chromosome 1, fChaCha1.1, whole genome shotgun sequence.
CCTTGATAATAAGGTGGTAACAGAGTCAGAATGAGTCACTCCTTGCACTAGATGTCATGACCCATGATAAGCACTAGGTGGCACTGCTGTCCTTACCAACACTTGCCTGATAACTTATTAAAGCTGATATAAAAAGGGTTAGTACGATTATTTAGTACGAGTATTACTGAAGTGATCTGATCTTGCAGTTTGGagctgttttcacacagaaCTTTATCTGCACCTGGATTGTCACTACCATTACCATTACCACTATCTCCATCATTACCTTTACCATAACCActaccataaccataaccataaccacaACCAttaccataaccataaccatgaCCATAACCACTACCATAACCATTACCTTTACCAtaacatcaccatcaccattACCATTACCATGACCACTACTATTACCATTACCATAACCACTACCATTACCATAAGCTACcagaaacacaaatgtgtgcacacacacacactcacatacacacattcattcatatacactctctcacacacactgacgtaTGCAGAtatacataaatgcacacacactcacatatgcatgcatgcatgcatgtacatgttaactttggataaaagcatcagctaaataaacataatgtaaatgtacacttacatgcacacatatatacactgagttacacaccctcacagatgcatgcatgcacacacacacgcacacgcacacacacgcgcacacacacactagtgagAGAATAGGGATGTGTCAGTCATATTcacactgagtcacacacattcacagatgcatgcacgcacgcacgcacacacacacacacacagtcgttaGAGAATAGGGATGTGTCAGTGCATGTTCCCCGTGATCAAAGCATATTCAGTTTACGCTAAGCTCAACTGCACACACTTCCTCTGACTAAAAACTTTCACAAAACACCTTCACTGAATCATTTAACATGTACAATAACCCCCTCAGATCAAACACCGTCACTGAACTCATGACCCATAAAgaaacatgctgaaaatgtgcgtgtctgtgtgtgtgctcgcgcgcgtgtgtctgtgtgtctgtgtgcgtgtgtgagtgtgtgtgtgtgtgtgtgtgtgtccgtgtgcgtgtgtgagtgtgtgtgtgtgtgtgtaaatgtctgtttgacaatgaaattcattcattacctaccttttttttgttgttgttccttttttttttttttctcaattaatGCTCTGTTCCAGCCATAAATTATATCAACACTCAAGCTTACATGACGGAAACATACAGCAAGATATGAAGTACAACAGTAAACAACTCACAAAACTATGGTACACAAGACATAAAACTACAGTGAACCACAAACTACagtaaacaacacaaataatactacataaacacactgttatGCACATCTTTAGCAATGTGGAAATCTACAGCTTCACGCCAAACTGGAAACACTGGAGACAGGAGCAACAGACACAATCCGCTTTTGGATGTCTTACTCTATactctatcccccccccccccccccccctctctctcacacacacacacacacacacaaacacagagagacagacagacagacagacagaccctgTGAGGCTGATGTCTGGTTCACGCGTTTTTTGCAGAAACGGAGCCCTTCATAGACTCATGTATTAGGCTACTCCCATTCCACTGTATCAACTTCAATATCATAAAGACACCATTATAGAAAATACAATACACGGCAGgtaaaaacatcattttttcaCTGGTTAATTTTCAGATTTTGGGCTATTTTGCTTCCATCACATGTCTGCTTTCAGACTGTTGCACCTGGATTCACCAATGTCATCACAGGTATCGCTGTGAATCTCTCTTTCCTGAACAATGTTATCTGATCCAAACATGGTCATTTCCTTTGTATCAGCAACCAATCGTGAAAGTCCAAAGGGGATTTAAACCTAAGAACGAAATCTCATTGGCTGGTGTCGATTTATGACAACGTGATTCGTTCAGATGTATCACGTGACGTACTCTGACACTTCCTGGTTTAGTTTTCCGTGGGACCGTTACAGTCGCAAAATGCCTAAAATGTCTAAAACCTTCTCAGAAAAGACGACAACAACTGTCACTTGCAAGAAGACGcaagggaaaacaaacaaatgaagaaatgcTTTCACGAAAGTGCATCGATGCTTAAGCTGTCATTCGGAAAACATTAGTATTTAGATAGCGAGGGTCAATAACGCGCCACACAGCAGTGGCTGATAGTTCATGTAGCGCGTTTGAATGAACTGATTAATTTAGGGTTAATTTGTCCTAATTGCGCGGGGACAGGGCTTAAAATTAATGTCGATACGCAGAAACATGGATTCTGTAGCAGTTGCCTCTAGAGTGCAGTCTGTGCGAAAGAGATGGGTACCGCGAAAGTGGATACACATCTACGCGTCTTCAAGACGCAGCCCGGAGCGATGTCGCGACTTATGTGAATGTGCGAGTGGTGCTTGTAGCGCACGAGTTAGGCTTGGGGTATGCAGCTCGAAAAATCATCCAGGTGCCGAGGACTCCTGCGCTTCATCTTAAAACTTATCAGAGAAACGACAAGAGAGTGACATGTATGAGAAAAGGGTTGAGATAGAGAAAACTTCAAGCTGAGAGGAAACAagaaacacatctctctctctctctttttctctctctctctctctctctctggctgtaaCATTTGTGGCATTATTGATAACATCAGAAACTAATGAAGAGTGGCATTGTCGTGCTACTTTCTTCCCGCAGTGTAGACTATATTACTACAGGCCCCACCGCAGCCGCCATCGATTTGTGTTGTATAATATGGATGAAATAATGACCCACAGAGTAAGAAAGTGCCATTTCATTCAGtattttgtggggtttttttgtatttttgtgttttgtactttTACAGTACAGACTTTTCCTTTCAGTGGCAGAGTGGGCTAAGGTGGACAGTATTAAAATGCTGTAGCCTAGTAAAACAGACTGAGCCTAATGACTATAACTCATCAGGACATTCAAACTGAGTGATTTTTTCCTCTAACTGAATTGGTTCTGGACAAAACATAGACCATAGGCTAATCGTTAAAATAatttgtcttacacacacatcaaagcaaCAAGGACAATAAAGTATTTCCAGTTCAGTTTATATTCTGTTTGTACTCTAACAGTATTCTGGAGTCATATAACCTGCCACTAGGGACTCAAACAATATCATGGCAGATTAATTACTGTCTGTGTCTcgaaccctgaccctaaccctgacctttcCAAAGCACAGACTTATTGCATATTATGTTTCTGCCACtacagtaaaaagaaatgtgtaCTGTATCAGTCAAACTTGACCAGACTAACAGTTAGTGATAGActacacatttcatttcagtggcaGGAATGGAGAGAGGCCTGGAGTCACTGCACAGGACCAGGGTGCAGGTCAGGCTTGTGCAGATGTTGACCCAGATGTGGCAGTGTTGCTGAGGGAGGATGCAGATGTagtcataaacataaacatgtctTTTTATGACACCTGgcaaaaaaagaggctttggTTCTCATTATGAAGTTGGCGTGTGCAATGATCTCCTCACAGGACAGAGGATAGACTGTGAGGTCCTGTCCTCGTACTGTCATGCTTGTGCCCTGAAGGAGAATACCACGGCGAGAGAAAAAGCTAACAGAGCAGGAGTCTgacagctggagagagacacacagtggTTGTGCTAAAAACTTTGCAGGGTCAAGTTAGGCAATGCAGCCGGTGTCAGGGGATGTGGGCCGGGTCTGTGAATGGCCACCAGGTGCAGTATACTGAGATGTTATCAGATAGTGCAGCATTTAGGGAGGTGGTTACACTGAACCCAGACCCTGGGCATGAAATTGTGAAATTGGAGTGTATCAGTTAGGGCTGCCTCCTGATAGTCGACCAAACTGTTAGCCAATGAGAAGTCTTAGTTGATCAAGTTTTCACTGGTCAGTTAGTCGCGGTAGAAAAACAACCACCTCAAACTCCATTCGGGAGCTGTGCCTTGTCGTTAAAAAGTTATTCGACTGTGTTGGGCAGGAAATCATCCAAAGTGTGGGATCATTCTGAGCGTGTGAGGGACGAAACGCCAGTATTTTTTCAATGTAGTTTTTTAAtcaaaaggctgttttttaTCTATCATTTGTTTTATGAGTTTTTGTGTTGGTATTACAAGTTCATAAGTTGTGTGATTttatggagcatcttgtgaagttatactttagtacaggtttcacaaataatgaaatacttaatcttttggcgcatcagcaccacattatcaaaagtatcaggactttgaaaagattctGCAAGAAACCGTTGCTGGTAATATTTTTTCCTCAgactggtgtgtttttttcctcgaCATTTTACGATTTCATTCTTGTAATAATATGATTTTTTCTCATACGATTACAActttttttggaaatattatgactttattctaaATAAATTACTACTTTATTCTTACCTTGCTGGTTGTTCCGACACATTCAGAATCATTACCGCTTCTGCTGTTAGCATTGTCCTTAACAGGCAGCTGCTTCATGCGTACACCTGTAAAATTTATACTATAAGGCCCAATATTACGGTTTTATATTTCTCTGTGAGGTGTTAATAATGTTACTTATAACATTCTCTCTCGGCCCTggaactcaaaccattttctgatgCCCCAAAAATATATAGATctgaataatataatataattataattatgattAATATAATTAAATCAATATCATAAACATAAATGTTCCACGACTAGTCGACTAATGGCTTGAACTAATGACCACTAGTCCACCAGGAAAATCTTTGGTCGGGGGCAGCCAATCATGCCCACACGTGAACGGGGGCAGCACTGAGAGAACTGAGTGCACAGGGGAAGGGTCAGGGGGCAGCTGCCTGCCAGTAAATGCAAAATGATCACAGGGGGGTAATTCTCAGTAAGCAGGGAGGTAATTCTCAATGACCAGGGTTCACTAGATCAGATGAAGGCAGCAGAATGAGCAGGTCTCCTCCCCTGTATGTCCACTGATGACAACCCCTTATGACACCAGGTgcagaggagaatggagaaaCACCTGGTAGCCGTCGACACCATGCTGGAACCTTTCTAACACGAGAGGTGGGGAAGAAACTTGGACCAGTGTACCACCGCATGTCAGGTGACACTCAGAATGACAGTGAAAGCCTCAACTCTGTCATATGGgctgaaaatgacagtgaaagcCTCAACTCTGTCATATGGGCTAAGAATGACAGTGAAAGCCTCAACTCTGTCATATGGgctgaaaatgacagtgaaagcCTCAACTCCGTCATATGGgctgaaaatgacagtgaaagcCTCAACTCTGTCATATGGGCTAAGAATGACAGTGAATGCCTCAACTCTGTCATATGGGCTAAGAATGACAGTGAATGCCTCAACTCTGTCATATGGGCTAAGAATGACAGTGAAAGCCTCAACTCTGTCATATGGGCTAAGAATGACAGTGAATGCCTCAACTCTGTCATATGGGTGCAGTGTCCAAAAACTGTCTTTGTGAGGAAAGGCTGGGTTGAGGCAGCAGCAAGTATGGCCATCTCCAGTTTTAATGAAGGTGCCTCTGCCATGCTAACTGCCATGCTCTGCCTGTGGCCTCAGAGCAGAGTTGTTACTGTCAGTGTAATGAGGGACACTGATATGCTCAGAATCTCAAAATCTGAGGCCGTCCCATCCAATCACGGAGACTTACCTTAACCGCCAGTGTGAAACACAGGCACAAGGGTCTGTGCACAGCTAAAACACTGAATCAGCAGGAAATGCATGAGGGCCCTGCATGTGGAGCAGGCCTGGACAACTAACCTGTAAACAGGCTGGGTAACTAAAGCTGTGTTATGCAGGATGGACATACAACAAACTAGTGTGGCAGTTCTGCtggtagcagtgtgtgtgtgtgtgtgtgtgtgtgtgtgtgtgtcagaccttAAATGCTGTGTTATACAGTTATCAgttctgatgtgttttaaaagtcctatattgttgttgctgtggatTTGCttagatagtgtgtgtgtaaataatggTTTCCAATAAAAATATATGGAATTTTACAATACATATCTTCAAAGGCTGATTTctcaaaatgagtttttttctCATATTGTGAGCCAGAAGTCTCCACCTCAGTAGTACTTACATATACCAGACCTTCCAGGTTTATTCCTATCTATGTCCTGAAGGTTTTTACAGAGGGTGTTGTTCATGTATCATTAATAGCCTGATTTATATAACATTTTATTCCTAAAAGCAGGgcaaaaatggatttttttatgGCTATTGACAGTATTTTCTGATTTATGGAGTGATAAAAATAGATATCCAGAATCCCCTCTCTAAAAACCTTTGACTCTAATATGTCAACAAAATTAAATGAGGATTTTGAATCTGGCTTTATCCAATGTTCACATTTCTGTTCTGAACATTTATGGACATTGATGCATATTTAATTACATTATGCATAACATACAATTTCAGAAAACTTGTAATACAAACAATAACTGTCTTAATGTAAGTAATCAACTGGGGAAGTTTCATGGTGATATCTCTGAGTTAAAATTTTTACCCCATTGACCTGTAGTGTCTTAAATAACAGTAATTAGACATGAATGTACATCAACTCAAAAaggtggaaaaaacaaaacaaaacaaacaaacaaaaacagtataaaTTTGCGCCGATGTGCTGTTAGCCGAGCAGTACTGTAAAAGCGTCATATTAGATATAGTAAGTGGGCTGTTTGAGAGGACTGAGGTCAGAGAGGTGAAAGGTCATGCTTCATACCACACTTATGCAGCTGTAGACAACAGCTTCTTCACGCCGCGTTCCTCAACCTTCTGTCTGGTCTCTCTTTTTACATTTCTCCTTTTAGCAGATGCGTTTATTCAAAGTGACTTCCACGTGAGGCAAAGTACAGTTCAAGCATGTAGCCAATAAGgagctggctgtgtgtgtgtgtgtgtgtgtgtgcgcacagtTTGGATAACTCTAGgtctgttgttctgtttctgttagtCTGTTCTGGGAACTGGGGGGAGAACTTGGCTCTTAGTGCTAAATTCCACTGAGCAAAGGcaaatgtttgtgaaacagtGTTCGTTTAACGCTAGGCTAGCTCTGAAAGGCTCAGAGTTCAGAGGAGCTGAATGGAGGGACACTAGTCAACTGTGACCGATTATTAGAGAGGAAACACTTACTGCTCTACCTCTAAAGGTCTGCAGATGATGGCAAGTTAAGGTGTCTCTGAGATGAGGGCGCCTGCTTTGTAAACACTGAATGATGCCTAAAGTAGACAGTCTATGCAGGGTTTTCAAGTTCACCTTCAAAGTGGAACACACCTGCTCTGGTAAATCTGTAATGAGGACAGTCCTGTCAAACAGCCAATACTGATAAATCTGATTCAATAAGACAAGTCCAAGTCTAAGGAGAGAACCTTCATTTCAGTCACTGTGCAGCAGTACACAAACTCTTCCTTCCCGGGCCCCATAGCCACTCTCCTCACCAGCCTGGGGAAGAGGCACTGCCCAGTCTGACCACAGTGAAATGTTGGGAAGAGTCTGTCAGGCGTACGAAGCTACAGCCATCAGGATCTGTATCGCCATGGAAACACAGGGCACTTGAGCGATGATGTAGGCAAGAGAACGCGTTGGTGCCCTGAGAGCTAACAGGTACGCCACAGTGTGCAGTACCCGACCCAGAAAGAAGAGCAGGAAGTGACATCGGGCCACAGCCAAGGATGGGCCAGTCAGGGAATAGACGGCTCCCAGAAAGAGAAACGGCAGGATGTTCTCCATGGCGTTCCGATgggccctgacacacacacacacacacacacacagacacacacagacacacacacgcgcacacacacagacacacacacacacacacagacacacacacacacacatacgcacacacacacacacacacagacacacacacacagacacacacacacgcacacacgcacacacacagacacacacacacacacagacacacacacacacacacacacagacagacagacacacacacacacacacacgcacacacgcacacacacacacacacacacacacacacagacacacacacacacacacacacacacaaacacacagacaaacacaacgCAAACACACAATTGTTAAAATGTTAGAGACAGCAggcaaacaaacatatatacaaatatgaCTTTCACTGGCTGAACTCTGAAGCACTGAGTCAGTTCAGTGAAATTCTTATGTGGCTCTGTCAACTACAGAGAGGGAAATTCCCCAGTGTGTCTCTGattcacttttttaaaacaagttcACTTCATCACAAACAGaggtgtacaaacacacacacacgcacacacacacacacacagtagatcATACTATTCAGTTACATAAGAGGAGAATAAAAATCCTACATTACgacataatttcataattacAACAATAAACTGCAatacacttcctctctctctctctctctctctctctcttcctctgttttggGTGATAAACTGATTTCCATTTTACAGAGACCACGGTCTCCAGTCCTCTTCCCAAATCACTTTCCAAGTTACACATTCTGTTCCCTCTGCTGGTCCAGTTAAATCGCAAACTGGGAAGCACTACTTTTGGAGGGAGATGGATATCTGGCctgtttttgtaaaatgtatCCGTTACCTCATCTGGAACCGCTGAGTAGTGGCAAAATAAGTTGTTTTATGTTGTACCTTTTTGGGAAGTGTTCTTTTAAACAAATTGTTTGACTGGTTGGAATCACGTTTGTCTCCTAGCTTGTCTGCGGCACGTTACAGTTCTCTGAAGGTTCACTTTCACCTGATATTTTTCAGAGAGTAACACGTAACTTAACACTTTAACCTTTTTTAAGCAGCTAGACCAGTAGTGTCTGGGACACCCACTAAACAATACAGACCAACAttaacacatgtgcacatgtacaCAGCCATTCGGCATCCACAGCTCTCAGATCTCAACTTCGATAACGTAGCATTTAACTATCAGCTCAATACAGGGCGATGAGTTGTCACCAGGTCAAGCTCATGACAAACATCCCTGGCTGCTGGTCCAAAGGCCGTCATTCAGACCTCGGGTTGTTGGGAAAGCATATTGTCACAGAGACATGAAAGGCGTGCCCATTTCATACAGTGTTTCTTCACCTGGTCTTCGTAGTTGTTCACAGCAAACATACATGTAtgggaaaatcattttaaactggATACTGGTGATGCTCCTTTTTGACCTTGCAGCAGACTGGAGCGACTCCGTGCCAAAACGTGTTGGTGGTAATCTAGAGTATGTGATACGTGAAGCTGTGATTTGGCTGTTGATAGGGATCTGTGCATACTCTAGCTACAGACTACCACTGCAGTTTACTTCTCACAGGAGGAAGAGGGCCTGGTGTTGGGCTGGGGTATGTGGAGCTGTTTCCTCTGTGGAGCGTAAAGGGTAAGAAACACAAATATGCCCTATCCTATTCTGACAGCCGACGTGAGCTGGGTCGGAGAAGACTGAGTGTAATTATGCTTCCTGAGAGATCTCTCTTTTAGACTCTGTCTTCATATTATTCAAGCGTGTTCCACAACACACTTAACCCCGCTCGTCCAAAATAAATTATCTGAAAACGCCTGGTCTCTTCCTCTGCCAAGtcaaaatattgtgtttttatCGCGGAATTTCAAAGCAGCGCTGCAAGCATTAGGTGTCGACGGAAAGGGCTGTTCCCAGTGAAAGCAATTTGGGGTTTATACGAACTTTTCAACCTTAGAGGTGCCTCTGCAtgcgagtgtgagagagagagaacggagtGGAAAGTTTTCAGagcatgaaaaacatgttttcccCACGGCTACACGGATCATTTCAGACAAACTTAGAAGCTGTGTAACAAACGGACACGGTTCAGAATAAGGGAAATACGTCTtttgtgaataaaataaaataaacagacagtgcaaaGGCCCAGCAACTTCGAAAATATTGCCTAGTTACATAACTCATCCAAAATTATTTCTCCATGACGAAATATGGCTTTACGACGCGATGCGGCTTTAACTGTCCATATAGCCCTGTGTCTGGTATGCAGCACGCGGCACAAAACCACTGTGAATGGAGACTATACTAGAACGTTTGGAGGTTA
Proteins encoded in this region:
- the ptges gene encoding prostaglandin E synthase, coding for MLRNEVFACFAFYGTLLILKMYIIAIITGQVRLRKKAFANPEDALRHGGAQFHRDDAYVERCLRAHRNAMENILPFLFLGAVYSLTGPSLAVARCHFLLFFLGRVLHTVAYLLALRAPTRSLAYIIAQVPCVSMAIQILMAVASYA